The region GGAGAAATCTATGTAATTTAACTACATTTCTCCAAGTATAAAAATTATAAAGTGGAGAAATCTATGTAATTTAACTACATTTCTCCAAGTATAAAAATTATAAAGTGGAGAAATCTATGTAATTTAACTACATTTCTCCAAGTATAAAAATTATAAAGTGGAGAAATCTATGTAATTTGACCACATTTCTCCAATCAATAAAAATCTATTGACAGTCATTTATTATAATTTCAATTTTCTCATCCATGGGTAAATTTACATCAATCCATGTAATTTCAAAACCATCCCTTTGCATTTTTCTAAACCATGTCATTTGCCTTTTAGAGAACTGATGAATTGATGAATTCAATCTTTGAAACATATCATTATAGTTTATTTCGCCTAAAACAAATTGAGTAATAAATTTGTATTCCAAACCATAGTATTTAAGCTTGTCAGCTTTTATTCCTTTATTAATAAGTGTTTTAACTTCGTCTATCATTCCTTCATCCAACCTTTGTTTTAGTCGGGTTGTGATTTTTTTTCTTAGCTCATCCCTTTCAACTTTTGTAGCAAATATTTTAGTATTAATTTGAGGATAGTCACTGTGTTCCTTATGTTCGTCATAATAAGTTTCTATTTCAATAGCCCTTTCCAATCTCTTTCTGTTTTCCGTATCGGTTTTATTGTGAAGATTTTTAAAATTACTAAGTCTTTCAATAAGCTCATGTTGAGATTTTTCGG is a window of Bacteroidota bacterium DNA encoding:
- the miaA gene encoding tRNA (adenosine(37)-N6)-dimethylallyltransferase MiaA — encoded protein: MDLITIVGPTATGKTSLAVNLAYKIDGEIISADSRQVYRDMNIGTGKDYYDYVIKEKQIPCHLIDIVEAGYEYNVYEYQKDFLKVFNDIKQRKKQAVLCGGTGLYVEAVLKGYKLLRVPPNQKLREKLSEKSQHELIERLSNFKNLHNKTDTENRKRLERAIEIETYYDEHKEHSDYPQINTKIFATKVERDELRKKITTRLKQRLDEGMIDEVKTLINKGIKADKLKYYGLEYKFITQFVLGEINYNDMFQRLNSSIHQFSKRQMTWFRKMQRDGFEITWIDVNLPMDEKIEIIINDCQ